From Synchiropus splendidus isolate RoL2022-P1 chromosome 10, RoL_Sspl_1.0, whole genome shotgun sequence, the proteins below share one genomic window:
- the LOC128765976 gene encoding C-X-C chemokine receptor type 2-like isoform X2 — MTDLSSTSFILDFGEAYEELNFTYNDTDFFVNPETQPCSPFSIPDAVMVVVSVFYILIFLLAIPGNLVVSLVIGLNKQSLPPSDLYLLHLAISDLLLAVTLPFWATSVTQGWIFGDSMCKIVAILQELSFYSSILFLTCISVDRYMVIVRAMEARRSNRQFISWGVCASVWALGALLSLPGLLNSSFTSANSSLTVCAEFYDPSSADEWRLATRILRHTLGFLIPLSIMLPCYGITIKRLLHVRGGFQRQRAMRVIVCVVVAFLLCWTPYHLAVMVDTFFRSKIVPYQCPARAAVDKAMFATQSLGLLHSCVNPVLYAFVGEKFRKRLLQILRKMGLMERPPTPRVSRSSLSSEITSTFM; from the exons ATGACTG ATCTCAGCTCTACCTCCTTTATCTTGGACTTCGGTGAAGCCTACGAGGAACTCAACTTCACCTACAATGACACGGACTTCTTTGTCAATCCTGAGACGCAGCCCTGCAGTCCCTTCTCCATCCCCGACGCCGTGATGGTGGTAGTCAGCGTCTTCTACATCCTCATCTTCCTGCTGGCCATCCCGGGGAACCTGGTCGTGAGCCTGGTGATCGGGCTGAACAAGCAGTCCCTGCCGCCCTCCGACCTGTACCTCCTCCACCTGGCCATCTCTGACCTCCTTCTGGCCGTCACCCTCCCCTTCTGGGCCACGTCTGTCACACAAGGCTGGATATTTGGGGACTCCATGTGTAAGATTGTCGCCATTTTGCAAGAGCTCAGCTTCTACTCCAGCATCCTGTTCCTGACTTGCATCAGCGTGGACCGCTACATGGTGATCGTTCGAGCGATGGAGGCCCGGAGATCCAACCGTCAGTTCATCAGCTGGGGGGTCTGCGCCTCAGTCTGGGCTCTTGGAGCTCTTCTGTCGTTGCCAGGACTCCTAAACTCGTCCTTCACCTCGGCCAACTCCAGCCTAACGGTGTGCGCTGAGTTCTATGATCCCTCCAGCGCAGACGAGTGGCGACTGGCCACGAGAATCCTGCGACACACTTTGGGATTCCTGATCCCGTTGTCCATCATGTTGCCCTGTTACGGAATAACAATCAAGCGCCTCCTTCACGTCCGTGGAGGATTTCAGCGACAGCGAGCCATGAGGGTGATCGTGTGCGTGGTGGTGGCCTTCCTGCTGTGCTGGACTCCGTACCACCTGGCAGTGATGGTGGACACCTTCTTCAGATCCAAGATCGTCCCGTACCAGTGTCCAGCCAGGGCGGCGGTGGACAAGGCCATGTTTGCCACGCAGAGTCTGGGACTCCTGCACAGCTGCGTCAACCCGGTGCTCTACGCCTTCGTGGGAGAGAAGTTCAGGAAGCGGCTGCTGCAGATACTGAGGAAAATGGGACTGATGGAGAGGCCGCCAACGCCCAGAGTCAGCCGCTCGTCTCTGTCCTCCGAAATCACCTCCACGTTCATGTGA
- the LOC128765976 gene encoding C-X-C chemokine receptor type 2-like isoform X1 yields the protein MLKQERYHDLSSTSFILDFGEAYEELNFTYNDTDFFVNPETQPCSPFSIPDAVMVVVSVFYILIFLLAIPGNLVVSLVIGLNKQSLPPSDLYLLHLAISDLLLAVTLPFWATSVTQGWIFGDSMCKIVAILQELSFYSSILFLTCISVDRYMVIVRAMEARRSNRQFISWGVCASVWALGALLSLPGLLNSSFTSANSSLTVCAEFYDPSSADEWRLATRILRHTLGFLIPLSIMLPCYGITIKRLLHVRGGFQRQRAMRVIVCVVVAFLLCWTPYHLAVMVDTFFRSKIVPYQCPARAAVDKAMFATQSLGLLHSCVNPVLYAFVGEKFRKRLLQILRKMGLMERPPTPRVSRSSLSSEITSTFM from the exons ATGCTGAAACAAGAGAGATACCATG ATCTCAGCTCTACCTCCTTTATCTTGGACTTCGGTGAAGCCTACGAGGAACTCAACTTCACCTACAATGACACGGACTTCTTTGTCAATCCTGAGACGCAGCCCTGCAGTCCCTTCTCCATCCCCGACGCCGTGATGGTGGTAGTCAGCGTCTTCTACATCCTCATCTTCCTGCTGGCCATCCCGGGGAACCTGGTCGTGAGCCTGGTGATCGGGCTGAACAAGCAGTCCCTGCCGCCCTCCGACCTGTACCTCCTCCACCTGGCCATCTCTGACCTCCTTCTGGCCGTCACCCTCCCCTTCTGGGCCACGTCTGTCACACAAGGCTGGATATTTGGGGACTCCATGTGTAAGATTGTCGCCATTTTGCAAGAGCTCAGCTTCTACTCCAGCATCCTGTTCCTGACTTGCATCAGCGTGGACCGCTACATGGTGATCGTTCGAGCGATGGAGGCCCGGAGATCCAACCGTCAGTTCATCAGCTGGGGGGTCTGCGCCTCAGTCTGGGCTCTTGGAGCTCTTCTGTCGTTGCCAGGACTCCTAAACTCGTCCTTCACCTCGGCCAACTCCAGCCTAACGGTGTGCGCTGAGTTCTATGATCCCTCCAGCGCAGACGAGTGGCGACTGGCCACGAGAATCCTGCGACACACTTTGGGATTCCTGATCCCGTTGTCCATCATGTTGCCCTGTTACGGAATAACAATCAAGCGCCTCCTTCACGTCCGTGGAGGATTTCAGCGACAGCGAGCCATGAGGGTGATCGTGTGCGTGGTGGTGGCCTTCCTGCTGTGCTGGACTCCGTACCACCTGGCAGTGATGGTGGACACCTTCTTCAGATCCAAGATCGTCCCGTACCAGTGTCCAGCCAGGGCGGCGGTGGACAAGGCCATGTTTGCCACGCAGAGTCTGGGACTCCTGCACAGCTGCGTCAACCCGGTGCTCTACGCCTTCGTGGGAGAGAAGTTCAGGAAGCGGCTGCTGCAGATACTGAGGAAAATGGGACTGATGGAGAGGCCGCCAACGCCCAGAGTCAGCCGCTCGTCTCTGTCCTCCGAAATCACCTCCACGTTCATGTGA
- the nabp1a gene encoding SOSS complex subunit B2 isoform X2 — translation MAAPSTEALFLLKDVKPGSKNLNIVFIVLEIGRVTKTKDGHEVRSCKVADKSGSIAISVWDELGSLIQPGDIIKLTRGYASIWKGCLTLYTGRGGDLQKIGEFCMVYSEVPNFSEPNPELLAQNNQQNKSGKPDQNQRGNSPPNQNSGNGAMPPFSGNNNNNQSSGAPRDSSFGGAGRPNGRTTGNGAPAVTAAGPPTTAKSSVTISNGRDPRRAKR, via the exons ATGGCAGCACCGTCCACCGAAGCCCTGTTCTTGCTAAAGGACGTGAAGCCTGGCTCGAAAAACCTCAACATTGTGTTCATCGTTTTGGAAATCG GCAGAGTAACTAAAACCAAAGATGGCCATGAGGTGCGCTCCTGCAAGGTGGCAGACAAGAGTGGAAGCATTGCCATTTCCGTTTGGGATGAGCTGGGCAGCCTGATCCAGCCGGGAGATATAATCAAGCTGACCAGAGG GTACGCGTCCATATGGAAAGGGTGCCTGACGCTTTACACTGGACGAGGAGGGGACTTGCAGAAGATTGGCGA GTTTTGCATGGTCTATTCAGAAGTGCCCAACTTCAGTGAGCCAAACCCTGAGCTGCTTGCCCAGAACAACCAGCAGAACAAGTCT GGTAAACCGGACCAGAACCAGAGAGGGAACTCTCCGCCCAATCAGAATTCAG GTAACGGTGCCATGCCGCCATTTTCTggcaataacaacaacaaccagtCCTCCGGCGCTCCCCGCGACTCCTCATTCGGCGGGGCCGGTCGACCCAACGGTAGAACTACTGGTAACGGAGCCCCGGCAGTCACAGCAGCGGGACCCCCGACAACTGCCAAGAGTTCAGTCACCATAAGTAACGGCAGGGACCCCCGACGTGCCAAAAGATGA
- the nabp1a gene encoding SOSS complex subunit B2 isoform X1, which yields MAAPSTEALFLLKDVKPGSKNLNIVFIVLEIGRVTKTKDGHEVRSCKVADKSGSIAISVWDELGSLIQPGDIIKLTRGYASIWKGCLTLYTGRGGDLQKIGEFCMVYSEVPNFSEPNPELLAQNNQQNKSGKPDQNQRGNSPPNQNSGTPAMPGNGAMPPFSGNNNNNQSSGAPRDSSFGGAGRPNGRTTGNGAPAVTAAGPPTTAKSSVTISNGRDPRRAKR from the exons ATGGCAGCACCGTCCACCGAAGCCCTGTTCTTGCTAAAGGACGTGAAGCCTGGCTCGAAAAACCTCAACATTGTGTTCATCGTTTTGGAAATCG GCAGAGTAACTAAAACCAAAGATGGCCATGAGGTGCGCTCCTGCAAGGTGGCAGACAAGAGTGGAAGCATTGCCATTTCCGTTTGGGATGAGCTGGGCAGCCTGATCCAGCCGGGAGATATAATCAAGCTGACCAGAGG GTACGCGTCCATATGGAAAGGGTGCCTGACGCTTTACACTGGACGAGGAGGGGACTTGCAGAAGATTGGCGA GTTTTGCATGGTCTATTCAGAAGTGCCCAACTTCAGTGAGCCAAACCCTGAGCTGCTTGCCCAGAACAACCAGCAGAACAAGTCT GGTAAACCGGACCAGAACCAGAGAGGGAACTCTCCGCCCAATCAGAATTCAGGTACACCTGCCATGCCAG GTAACGGTGCCATGCCGCCATTTTCTggcaataacaacaacaaccagtCCTCCGGCGCTCCCCGCGACTCCTCATTCGGCGGGGCCGGTCGACCCAACGGTAGAACTACTGGTAACGGAGCCCCGGCAGTCACAGCAGCGGGACCCCCGACAACTGCCAAGAGTTCAGTCACCATAAGTAACGGCAGGGACCCCCGACGTGCCAAAAGATGA
- the cavin2a gene encoding caveolae-associated protein 2a — MSAPKLPNFSCQQEPVAAAQHRQQLSPAPTRERTMEEEAAPGLEPGSSHTPPQAETQELLIPSFSPSSAPSSPTPTGTLSRLGLKSPTSPGGAVAPGSPVDRGQVSAITVVALLDKLVNMMEAVQENQQRMEQRQSDLEGAVRLVQGDVTRLAKNHLSTSNSVSKLLERSRKVSGHLKEVKERLDKQGVQVKKLEANHSHLLKRNHFKVVITQEDNEIPSTVFVKDSLKTPLPSLYDTESTMPPPSVTGSVDGVHAQEEGLQTVNLSSDEEDALSPQNFDSLECDESYGVGSSRTYERRADRFKRSSLKKVDSLKKAFTRESIEKKVNQFTSKIVPPEKREKIKKSLTPNHPKSPTAKSSSFKVTPMTFNIKKVREGELPSQDASFQSEEAHVEIPPLEVDLSPGDVPSAEVHVQEAVEEVEEALSSPDEVKAELSVNGETPSLEVEVNGERSASLAVPEQEDDMGEEEEEEEKEQQKSPVDAAAEVTTTTSAITVEQVS, encoded by the exons ATGTCCGCTCCTAAACTTCCAAACTTCTCCTGTCAGCAGGAGCCAGTGGCAGCCGCGCAGCACCGTCAGCAACTTTCTCCCGCGCCGACCCGTGAACGCACCATGGAAGAGGAAGCAGCCCCCGGACTCGAGCCCGGCAGCAGCCACACACCCCCGCAGGCGGAGACCCAGGAGCTGCTCATCCCCAGCTTCAGCCCGTCGTCCGCCCCGTCTTCGCCTACCCCGACCGGAACCCTGTCCCGCCTGGGCTTGAAGAGTCCCACCAGCCCCGGCGGAGCCGTGGCTCCGGGCAGTCCGGTGGACCGCGGACAGGTGAGCGCCATCACCGTGGTGGCGCTGCTGGATAAGCTGGTCAACATGATGGAGGCGGTGCAGGAGAACCAGCAGCGCATGGAGCAGCGCCAGTCCGACCTGGAAGGTGCCGTGCGCCTGGTTCAGGGGGACGTGACCCGCCTGGCCAAGAACCACCTCAGCACCTCCAACAGCGTCAGCAAGCTCCTGGAGAGGTCCAGGAAGGTGAGCGGCCacctgaaggaggtgaaggagcgCCTGGACAAGCAGGGGGTCCAGGTGAAAAAGCTGGAGGCCAACCACAGCCACCTGCTCAAGAGGAACCATTTCAAAGTAGTCATCACCCAG GAGGACAACGAGATCCCATCCACCGTCTTTGTCAAAGACTCCTTGAAGACTCCGCTACCAAGCCTGTATGACACAGAGTCCACCATGCCTCCACCATCGGTGACCGGCTCTGTGGATGGTGTCCATGCCCAAGAAGAGGGTCTGCAGACCGTCAACCTGTCCTCAGATGAAGAAGATGCTCTGTCCCCTCAAAATTTCGATTCCTTGGAGTGTGACGAATCTTATGGTGTCGGCTCATCCCGCACTTACGAGCGCCGGGCTGACCGCTTCAAGCGCTCCAGTCTGAAGAAGGTTGACAGCCTGAAGAAGGCCTTCACACGTGAGAGCATTGAGAAGAAGGTCAACCAGTTCACCAGCAAGATTGTTCCACCGGAGAAGCGTGAGAAGATCAAGAAAAGCCTCACCCCGAACCATCCCAAGAGTCCCACTGCCAAGTCCTCCTCATTCAAGGTGACTCCCATGACATTCAACATCAAGAAGGTGCGAGAAGGTGAGCTCCCGTCACAAGACGCCAGCTTTCAATCGGAAGAAGCTCACGTGGAGATTCCGCCTCTGGAAGTGGATCTGTCGCCAGGAGATGTGCCTTCAGCGGAGGTTCATGTCCAGGAAGCTGTCGAAGAAGTGGAAGAAGCTCTGAGCAGCCCTGATGAAGTCAAGGCGGAGCTGTCCGTCAATGGCGAGACCCCCAGCTTAGAGGTCGAGGTGAACGGTGAACGTTCAGCAAGCCTGGCAGTCCCGGAGCAGGAAGATGACAtgggtgaagaggaagaggaggaagagaaggagcaaCAGAAAAGCCCTGTCGACGCAGCTGCAGAAGTGACGACTACCACGTCAGCAATTACTGTGGAGCAAGTTTCTTAA